One part of the Streptococcus sp. oral taxon 431 genome encodes these proteins:
- a CDS encoding YbaB/EbfC family nucleoid-associated protein, with protein sequence MMNMQNMMRQAQKLQKQMEQSQAELAATEFVGTSAQNLVTATLTGDKKIVRIDFNPAVVDPEDIETLSDMTVQAVNAALEQIDEATKKKLGAFAGKLPF encoded by the coding sequence ATGATGAATATGCAAAACATGATGCGTCAAGCTCAAAAACTTCAAAAACAAATGGAGCAAAGTCAAGCTGAACTTGCTGCTACAGAATTTGTTGGAACTTCTGCCCAAAACCTTGTAACTGCTACACTAACAGGAGACAAGAAAATTGTTAGGATTGACTTCAATCCAGCAGTTGTTGACCCAGAAGATATTGAAACTCTATCAGATATGACAGTTCAAGCAGTCAATGCTGCTCTTGAGCAAATTGATGAAGCAACTAAAAAGAAACTAGGGGCTTTTGCTGGTAAATTACCATTCTAA
- a CDS encoding dihydroorotate dehydrogenase electron transfer subunit has product MNPNCKKRMGVIRLEVMRVVSQEEIAPAIFELVLQGEMVEAMKAGQFLHLRVPDDAHLLRRPISISSIDKANKQCHLIYRIEGSGTAIFSTLKTGDSLDVMGPQGNGFDLSKLDNHSKVLLVGGGIGVPPLLEVAKQLHERGVEITTVLGFATKDAVILEDELSKYSKVFVTTDDGSYRTQGNVSVVINEFDTEFDAIYSCGAPGMMKYINQTFYAHPRAYLSLESRMACGMGACYACVLKVPDSETVSQRVCEDGPVFKTGTVVL; this is encoded by the coding sequence ATGAATCCAAATTGTAAAAAACGCATGGGTGTAATTCGCTTGGAAGTTATGAGAGTAGTATCTCAGGAGGAAATCGCGCCAGCAATCTTTGAGCTTGTACTTCAAGGAGAAATGGTTGAAGCTATGAAAGCAGGCCAATTTCTTCATTTACGAGTTCCTGATGATGCTCATCTCTTGCGGCGTCCGATTTCAATCTCGTCTATAGATAAGGCTAATAAACAATGCCATCTTATTTATCGTATCGAAGGTTCTGGTACGGCAATTTTTTCAACCTTAAAAACAGGTGATAGCTTAGATGTTATGGGACCTCAAGGAAATGGCTTTGATCTATCTAAGCTAGACAACCATAGCAAAGTTCTTCTTGTTGGTGGTGGAATCGGGGTGCCGCCCTTACTCGAAGTAGCTAAACAACTGCATGAGCGTGGTGTTGAAATAACAACTGTTTTAGGATTTGCTACTAAAGATGCAGTTATTTTGGAAGATGAATTATCCAAATACAGCAAAGTCTTTGTAACGACTGATGATGGTTCTTATAGAACCCAAGGAAATGTATCAGTAGTGATTAATGAATTTGACACAGAATTTGATGCAATCTACTCATGCGGAGCACCTGGTATGATGAAATATATCAATCAAACTTTTTACGCCCATCCAAGAGCTTATCTATCACTAGAATCCCGCATGGCCTGTGGTATGGGGGCTTGCTACGCTTGCGTATTGAAAGTACCAGATAGTGAAACGGTTAGTCAACGTGTGTGTGAAGATGGCCCTGTATTTAAAACAGGCACAGTAGTTTTATAA
- a CDS encoding IspD/TarI family cytidylyltransferase has product MIYAGILAGGTGTRMGISNLPKQFLELGDRPILIHTIEKFVLEPSIERIVVGVHGDWVTHAEDLVEKFLPLHKDRIIITKGGADRNSSIEKIIEAIDAYRPIAEDDIVVTHDSVRPFITLRMIQDNIELAKNHDAVDTVVEAVDTIVESTNGQFITDIPNRAHLYQGQTPQTFRCKDFIDLYGSLSAEEKEILTDACKIFVIKGKDVALAKGEYSNLKITTVTDLKIAKSMIEKD; this is encoded by the coding sequence ATGATCTACGCTGGAATTTTAGCGGGTGGCACTGGCACACGCATGGGGATCAGTAATTTGCCTAAACAATTTCTTGAGTTGGGAGATCGCCCAATCTTAATTCACACTATTGAGAAATTTGTTTTGGAACCAAGTATTGAGCGAATTGTAGTTGGAGTTCACGGGGACTGGGTGACACACGCAGAAGATTTAGTTGAAAAATTCCTTCCACTCCATAAAGATCGTATCATTATCACCAAAGGTGGTGCAGATCGAAATTCTAGTATTGAAAAGATCATCGAAGCCATTGATGCTTACCGTCCAATCGCAGAAGATGATATCGTGGTCACTCATGACTCTGTTCGTCCTTTTATCACACTTCGAATGATTCAAGACAACATTGAACTGGCTAAAAATCATGATGCTGTCGATACCGTGGTTGAAGCAGTCGATACCATTGTAGAGAGTACAAACGGACAATTCATCACAGATATTCCAAACCGTGCCCATCTCTATCAAGGACAAACTCCACAAACCTTCCGTTGCAAGGACTTTATAGATCTCTATGGTTCTTTATCAGCAGAAGAAAAAGAAATTTTGACAGATGCATGTAAAATCTTTGTCATTAAGGGAAAAGATGTAGCCTTGGCTAAGGGTGAATACTCTAACCTTAAAATTACAACAGTTACAGACTTGAAGATTGCTAAAAGCATGATTGAGAAAGACTAA
- a CDS encoding CTP--phosphocholine cytidylyltransferase — protein MKAIILAAGLGTRLRPMTENTPKALVKVNQKPLVEYQIEFLKERGIDDIIIVVGYLKEQFDYLKEKYGVRLVFNDKYADYNNFYSLYLVKEELANSYVIDADNYLFKNMFRNDLTRSTYFSVYREDCTNEWFLVYGDDYKVQDIIVDSKNGRILSGVSFWDAPTAEKIVGFIDEAYASGEFVDLYWDNMVKDNIKELDVYVEELEENSIYEIDSVKDYQKLEQILSSQK, from the coding sequence GTGAAAGCGATTATCTTAGCAGCCGGATTGGGAACTCGTTTGAGACCCATGACAGAAAACACTCCCAAAGCATTGGTTAAAGTCAATCAAAAGCCATTGGTTGAATATCAAATTGAATTTTTAAAAGAACGCGGAATTGATGACATTATCATCGTTGTAGGTTATTTAAAAGAACAATTCGACTATCTTAAAGAAAAGTACGGAGTTCGGTTGGTATTCAACGATAAGTATGCTGATTACAATAACTTTTACTCACTTTACTTGGTGAAAGAAGAGTTGGCTAACAGCTATGTTATTGATGCGGATAATTATCTTTTCAAGAATATGTTCCGCAATGATTTGACTCGTTCGACTTATTTCAGTGTTTATCGTGAAGATTGTACCAACGAATGGTTCCTAGTTTACGGTGATGACTACAAAGTTCAAGATATTATTGTCGATAGCAAAAATGGACGCATCTTGAGTGGTGTATCATTCTGGGATGCTCCAACAGCTGAAAAGATTGTTGGTTTTATCGATGAAGCCTATGCAAGTGGCGAGTTTGTTGACCTCTATTGGGACAATATGGTTAAAGATAATATCAAAGAACTAGATGTTTACGTAGAAGAGTTGGAAGAAAACTCTATCTATGAAATCGATAGTGTTAAAGATTATCAAAAATTAGAGCAGATTCTTTCTTCACAAAAGTAA
- a CDS encoding phosphotransferase family protein codes for MKEIVKEKIVSLLAGDEEIQSVEQLGGMTNQNYLVKTSSNQYIVKFFGKGTDKLIDRQNEKYNLELLKDLKLDVENYLFDIEAGIKVNQYIENAETLDSTIIKTKFEKIAPILQTIHASGKELKGEFAPFEEIKKYESLIQGEISYPNYEAVRKSVISLKDQLEEIGIEKKSCHIDLVPENFIEAPDGHLYLIDWEYSSMNDPMWDLAALFLESEFTPEEEEEFLAYYESEQTPVSREKIRIYKILQDIIWSLWTIYKEENGADFGDYGISRYNRAVKGLTYYGGSDEK; via the coding sequence GTGAAGGAAATCGTTAAAGAAAAGATTGTTTCTTTATTAGCTGGTGATGAAGAAATTCAGAGCGTTGAACAGTTGGGTGGAATGACTAATCAAAACTATTTGGTTAAAACATCCTCAAACCAGTACATCGTTAAGTTTTTCGGTAAAGGTACGGATAAATTAATCGACCGCCAGAATGAAAAGTACAATCTTGAATTGTTGAAAGATTTAAAATTAGATGTAGAAAATTATCTTTTCGATATTGAAGCAGGAATTAAGGTTAATCAGTACATTGAAAATGCTGAAACGCTTGATTCAACTATCATTAAAACCAAATTTGAAAAGATTGCGCCAATTCTACAAACGATTCATGCGTCTGGTAAAGAATTAAAAGGAGAGTTTGCTCCATTTGAGGAAATCAAAAAATATGAATCCTTGATTCAAGGAGAGATTTCCTATCCAAACTATGAAGCTGTCAGAAAATCGGTAATTTCTCTAAAAGACCAACTTGAAGAAATTGGAATTGAGAAGAAATCTTGTCATATTGATTTGGTTCCAGAAAACTTTATTGAAGCGCCAGATGGACATCTCTACCTCATCGATTGGGAATATTCTTCCATGAATGACCCTATGTGGGACTTGGCAGCTCTCTTTCTAGAGTCTGAATTTACACCGGAAGAAGAGGAAGAATTTCTAGCTTATTACGAGAGTGAACAGACACCAGTTTCTAGGGAAAAAATTCGTATTTATAAGATTTTACAAGACATTATTTGGAGCCTTTGGACTATTTACAAAGAAGAAAATGGTGCAGATTTTGGAGATTATGGAATTTCTCGTTATAATAGAGCTGTTAAAGGTTTGACATATTATGGAGGTTCAGATGAAAAATAA
- a CDS encoding bifunctional riboflavin kinase/FAD synthetase encodes MIITVPIKTEKDIATPGPNVLVLGYFDGVHLGHQKLFDIASNIAAEKRQGVALVTFNESPKLTLNQYSPEHLLHILNASERERRLKRAGVESLYLMDFTSRVANMTAKEFIDTYVKEAKADTIVVGFDYTLGSDRKTAEDLKELFHGEVVVVPPVEDKKGKISSTRIRQAILEGDVKEAGKLLGFPLPTRGVVVHGNARGRTIGFPTANLVNLDRTYMPADGVYAVDVEIQRKVYRGMASLGKNETFDGEEERFEVHIFDFSDDIYGETVIVSWLDRIRDMVKFDSVDQLVKQLEEDEKIARK; translated from the coding sequence ATGATTATTACAGTACCTATTAAAACAGAAAAAGATATTGCAACACCAGGACCAAACGTCCTTGTACTTGGTTATTTTGATGGAGTTCACCTTGGACATCAAAAATTATTTGATATAGCTTCTAACATTGCTGCTGAAAAGCGCCAGGGAGTAGCTCTAGTAACTTTTAACGAATCACCAAAACTAACTCTGAATCAATATTCACCTGAACACTTATTGCATATTCTGAATGCTAGTGAACGTGAACGTCGATTGAAGCGAGCTGGAGTTGAGAGCTTGTATTTGATGGATTTCACTAGTCGAGTAGCAAATATGACTGCAAAAGAATTCATTGATACCTACGTCAAGGAAGCAAAGGCAGATACGATTGTAGTTGGTTTTGACTATACTCTTGGTTCAGATAGAAAAACAGCTGAGGATTTAAAAGAACTCTTCCATGGTGAAGTGGTTGTTGTTCCACCAGTTGAGGACAAAAAGGGGAAAATTAGTTCAACGCGCATTCGCCAAGCCATTCTAGAAGGAGATGTAAAAGAAGCAGGCAAACTTTTGGGATTCCCTTTACCAACGAGAGGTGTAGTGGTTCACGGAAATGCTCGAGGTCGAACTATTGGCTTCCCAACAGCTAATCTAGTCAACTTGGATCGGACATATATGCCAGCTGATGGTGTTTATGCTGTTGACGTTGAAATTCAAAGAAAAGTCTATCGTGGTATGGCGAGTCTAGGTAAAAATGAAACCTTTGATGGCGAAGAAGAGCGTTTTGAAGTTCATATCTTTGATTTTTCTGACGATATCTATGGGGAAACTGTCATCGTTTCCTGGTTGGACCGTATCCGTGATATGGTAAAATTTGATAGTGTTGATCAATTAGTTAAGCAACTAGAAGAAGATGAAAAGATAGCTAGAAAATAA
- a CDS encoding dihydroorotate dehydrogenase encodes MTANRLQVSLPGLELKNPIIPASGCFGFGQEYAKYYDLDILGSIMIKATTLEPRFGNPTPRVAETPAGMLNAIGLQNPGLDVVLSEKLPWLQREYPNLPIIANVAGFSKQEYAAVSHGISKATNVKAIELNISCPNVDHGNHGLLIGQDPELAYDVVKAAVEASDVPVYVKLTPSVTDIVTIAKAVEDAGASGLTMINTLVGMRFDLKTRKPIIANGTGGMSGPAVFPVALKLIRQVAQTTKLPIIGMGGVDSAEAALEMYLAGASAIGVGTANFTNPYACPDIIENLPKVMDKYGIESLEMLRKEVRESLL; translated from the coding sequence ATGACTGCAAATCGATTACAAGTTTCTCTACCAGGCTTAGAATTAAAGAATCCTATCATTCCTGCATCAGGTTGTTTTGGCTTTGGTCAAGAATATGCCAAATACTATGATTTAGACATTTTAGGCTCTATCATGATTAAGGCAACTACACTTGAGCCGCGTTTTGGTAATCCTACTCCTCGAGTAGCAGAAACCCCTGCAGGTATGCTTAATGCTATTGGTCTACAAAATCCTGGTTTAGATGTCGTTCTGTCTGAAAAGTTACCTTGGCTTCAAAGAGAATATCCAAATCTCCCTATCATCGCCAATGTCGCTGGATTTTCAAAACAAGAGTACGCAGCTGTTTCTCATGGTATTTCCAAGGCAACTAACGTGAAAGCTATTGAGCTCAATATCTCTTGTCCTAACGTTGATCACGGTAATCATGGTCTTTTAATTGGACAAGATCCTGAGTTGGCCTATGATGTGGTGAAGGCTGCCGTAGAAGCATCAGATGTGCCCGTTTACGTCAAATTAACCCCTAGTGTGACGGATATCGTGACGATTGCAAAAGCAGTAGAAGATGCTGGAGCTAGTGGTCTCACAATGATCAATACCCTTGTTGGGATGCGTTTTGACCTTAAAACCAGAAAGCCGATTATCGCAAATGGGACAGGAGGTATGTCTGGCCCAGCAGTATTTCCTGTAGCCCTAAAACTAATACGTCAAGTAGCTCAAACAACTAAGCTTCCAATCATTGGGATGGGAGGAGTGGATTCAGCTGAAGCGGCCTTAGAAATGTATCTGGCTGGTGCCTCAGCAATCGGTGTCGGAACAGCCAACTTTACGAATCCCTATGCTTGTCCAGATATTATCGAAAATCTACCAAAAGTCATGGATAAGTACGGGATCGAAAGTCTAGAAATGTTGCGAAAAGAAGTCAGAGAAAGTTTGCTCTAA
- a CDS encoding ribitol-5-phosphate dehydrogenase: MINQIYQLTKPKFINIKYQEEEIDQENQILIRPNYMAVCHADQRYYQGKRDPKILSKKLPMAMIHESCGTVISDPTGTYQVGQKVVMIPNQPPMQSDEEFYENYMTGTYFLSSGYDGFMREFVSLPKDRVVSYEDIEDTVAAITEFVSVGMHAMNRFLTVSHSRRQRIAVIGDGSLAFVMANIINYTLPEAEIIVIGRHWEKLELFSFAKELYITDSIPEDLSFDHGFECCGGDGCGPAINDLIRYIKPQGTILMMGVSEYKVNINTRDSLEKGLLLVGSSRSGRVDFENAIQMMEVKKFANRLKNIIYLEEPVREIKDIHRVFATDLNTAFKTVFKWKV, translated from the coding sequence ATGATTAATCAAATTTATCAACTGACAAAGCCAAAGTTTATCAATATCAAATATCAAGAAGAAGAGATTGATCAAGAGAATCAAATCCTTATTCGACCAAACTATATGGCAGTTTGTCATGCGGATCAACGCTACTACCAAGGTAAACGCGATCCAAAAATCTTATCAAAGAAACTTCCAATGGCTATGATCCACGAGTCTTGTGGAACGGTCATTTCTGATCCAACTGGTACTTATCAAGTGGGTCAGAAGGTTGTCATGATTCCAAATCAACCACCTATGCAGAGTGACGAGGAATTTTATGAAAACTACATGACTGGAACTTATTTCCTATCGAGTGGTTATGATGGGTTTATGCGAGAATTCGTTTCTCTACCTAAGGATCGTGTGGTATCTTATGAGGACATCGAAGATACAGTAGCTGCCATTACTGAATTTGTCAGTGTTGGCATGCACGCCATGAATCGTTTCTTGACAGTTTCTCACAGTAGACGTCAGCGTATTGCAGTGATTGGGGATGGTAGTCTAGCTTTTGTCATGGCTAATATTATCAACTATACCTTGCCTGAAGCAGAGATTATCGTCATTGGGCGCCACTGGGAGAAATTGGAACTCTTCTCTTTTGCTAAAGAGCTCTATATTACGGATAGCATCCCAGAAGATCTTAGTTTTGACCACGGTTTCGAATGCTGTGGTGGTGATGGATGCGGGCCTGCTATTAATGACTTGATTCGTTACATCAAACCACAGGGAACCATTCTCATGATGGGCGTTAGCGAGTATAAGGTTAATATCAATACTCGTGATTCCTTGGAAAAAGGTCTACTATTAGTTGGCTCTTCTCGTTCTGGAAGAGTTGACTTTGAAAATGCAATACAGATGATGGAAGTTAAAAAATTTGCAAATCGTCTGAAAAATATCATTTATCTGGAAGAACCAGTGAGAGAAATCAAGGACATTCATCGTGTTTTTGCAACAGACCTTAATACTGCCTTCAAGACAGTATTTAAGTGGAAAGTCTAA
- a CDS encoding DMT family transporter gives MKNKNGVSFGLLSGVFWGLGLTISAYIFSIFTELSPFVVAAAHDFLSIFILLGYLLVKEGKVRFSIFLNIRNVSVIIGALLAGPIGMQANLYAVKYIGSSLASSVSAIYPAVSVLLAFFILKHKVSKNTVFGILLIIAGIIAQTYKVEQVNSFYIGILCALICALAWGSESVLSSFAMESDLSELEALLIRQVTSFLSYLVIVLFSHHSFAEVANGQLLGLLIVFAACNMISYLAYYIAINRLQPAKATGLNVSYVVWTVLFAAIFLGSPLNLLTIITSLIVMAGVYIIIKE, from the coding sequence ATGAAAAATAAAAATGGAGTTTCCTTTGGTCTACTATCAGGTGTATTCTGGGGATTAGGATTAACTATTAGTGCTTATATTTTTTCAATCTTTACAGAGCTGTCACCTTTTGTAGTAGCAGCAGCACACGACTTTCTTAGTATTTTTATCTTGCTAGGATATCTTTTAGTTAAAGAAGGAAAAGTACGTTTTTCAATCTTCTTGAACATTCGAAATGTTAGTGTCATTATTGGAGCATTATTAGCTGGGCCGATTGGTATGCAGGCCAATCTCTATGCGGTTAAGTATATTGGTAGCTCTTTAGCTTCTTCGGTTTCAGCAATTTATCCTGCAGTTTCTGTCCTTCTGGCCTTCTTTATTTTAAAGCACAAGGTTTCTAAGAATACAGTATTTGGAATTTTATTAATCATTGCAGGGATTATTGCTCAGACTTACAAGGTTGAACAAGTTAATTCCTTCTATATCGGAATTCTGTGTGCCTTGATTTGTGCTCTTGCTTGGGGAAGCGAAAGTGTTCTAAGCTCATTTGCTATGGAAAGTGATCTCAGTGAACTCGAAGCCCTCTTGATTCGACAAGTAACTTCCTTCCTGTCCTATCTTGTTATTGTTCTCTTCTCGCATCATTCATTTGCAGAAGTGGCAAATGGACAATTGTTGGGACTTCTGATTGTCTTTGCAGCATGTAATATGATTTCTTATCTAGCCTACTATATTGCTATTAATCGATTGCAGCCAGCAAAAGCAACAGGTCTAAATGTGAGTTATGTAGTATGGACTGTTTTGTTTGCAGCAATTTTCTTGGGCTCGCCCCTTAATTTACTGACCATCATTACTTCACTTATCGTAATGGCTGGTGTTTATATTATTATTAAAGAATAA